TCTGCCGGGTCGTCGGCGTTGCGGGCTGATGGTACTGTAACACGTGGTTCGCCGCTGTCGGGGGCGCGTGTCCGCTGTAACACGTGGTTCGCTGCACTACCCGACCCAAGACCCCGCGAAAGGGGGTCTGCACGGGCCCCGAACAGGGGACACGTGGCGGGTAGAGCGGCGAACCACGTGTTACAGCGGCCAGGGGCCGTGGCGGGGCAGCGCTACTCGTCGGCAGGGTCGACGAAGGTCTTGGTGACCCAGACCGAGGCGAGGTAGGCGCCGATGCTGAGGATCGGCACGATGATCAGCGTCGACCAGTGGTCGAGCAGGTCGATGAGGAACAGCAGCGCCACCACGGCGACCAGGCCGACGGCCAGGAAGCTGCTGCTGCCCGGGTCGGGGATCGCGAACGCCTTGAGCAGCTGGGCGCCCAGCAGGACGCACAGCGCGAACGTGGCGACCAGCAGCAGGAACCCCGGACCGCCACCGCACGAGGACGTCCCGCGGACGGCCTCGCAGCCGCGCAGGGACAGCCAGGTCAGCACGACCATCGCCGCGCCCACCACGAGCCCGGTGAGGGCCGCGGCGCGGTAGACGGTCAGCAGCGGGCCGCCGTCGCCAAGGGCGGCGATCTCGGCGTCCTCCAGGGCCGCGGTGCTCACCGGCTCGGGCTCGACGTCCACGACGACCGGCTCGGGCCGGACAACGGGCTTCGGTGCGGGCTTGGGGACCGGCTTCGGAGCGGGCGTAGGGGCCGTGACGACGGGCGCGGGCTCCGGCTCGGGCTCCGGTTCCGGCTCCGGTTCCGGTTCCGCGACGACGGTCGGCTCGGGCTCCGGCTCAGTGGCCTCATCGGCAGGCTCGGGCTCGACGACCTCGGGCAGGACCGCGGTCGGCTCGGGCACGGGGTCCGGCTCGACGGCAGGCTCGGGCTCCACGACCTGGGCGACGGGCTCGGCGGCGGGCTCGGGCTCCACGACCTGGGCGACGGGCTCGGCGGCGGGCTCGGGCTCCACGACCTCGGCGACGGGCTCGGCGACGCGCTCCGGCTCCGGGACCGGACGGGCAGCAGGACGGGCAGCAGGACGGGCAGGCGGAGCGGCTTCCGCCGGGGCGGGCGCGGCGGCCGACTCGGCGGACTTCTTCTTCCGCCCGAACAGCTTGGGCGGCTCCAAGCTGAGCTTCAGCTTGTCCTGCTCGTCTGACATGGCATGCAGTGTGTCACGAACGCACAGGTGATCGACGGGTGGCCGCAGGGCGACACGGCGACGCGCGCACGGTAAAGAATCCGGCGAAAACGTCGCGGGGGCGGACCCGGTCTCGCCGGATCCGCCCCTCACGCTGTCGGGCTGACAGGATTTGAACCTGCGGCCTCCTCGTCCCGAACGAGGCGCGCTACCAAACTGCGCCACAGCCCGCCGATCATGGGCTTCGCAGAAGCCCACTCACAAGCACGGGAGCATAGCGGAGCAAGGGCCCGGACCTGCAATCGGGATACCCCCGCCGGGGATCACCGCGGCTGGAGCGTGAGCAGCGTGGCCTCGGGACGGCAGGCGATCCGGACCCGGGTGTACGGGTTGGTGCCGAGGCCGGCCGACACGTGCAGCCAGGCCGAGCCCGGGTCGCCGGGGCGGGAGTCGGCGGGGTGGCGGTGCAGGCCGCGAGCGCGGGCCGGCTCGAGGTCGCAGTTGGTGGCGTACGCGCGCGAGCCGCCCGGCCACGGCAGCCGGACCTGGCCGCCGTGGGTATGGCCGGCGACGATGGCGTCGTACCCGTCGGCGGCGAACTGGTCCAGCACCCGCAGGTACGGCGCGTGCGCGACCGCGAGCCGCAGGTCGGCCGTGGCGTCGGCGGGGCCGGCGACGGCGGCGAGGTCGTCGTACTCGAGGTGCGGGTCGTCGACGCCGGCGAAGGCCAGCACCGCCTCGCCGACCTTGACCTGCTCGCGGCGGTTGGTGAGGTCGACCCAGCCAGCACCGGTGAGGCCGGCGCTGAGGTCGCGCCACGGCAGCTGCGGGACGTGGGTGTGGCGGGTGCCGTCGTCCGGCAGCAGGTAGCCGATCGGGTTGCGGAAGCCGGGCTCGAAGTAGTCGTTGGAGCCGTGCACGAACACACCCGGGCGCTCGAGCAGCCCGCCGAGGCTGTCGAGCACGGCGGGCACGGAGTCGCGGTGGGCCAGGTTGTCGCCGGTGTCGATGACCAGGTCGGGCTCGAGCCGCGCGAGCCCGCGCAGCCACTCCTGCTTGCGGGTCTGGCCGGGGGTCATGTGGAGGTCGCTGAGGTGCAGCACCCGCACCGGCCGCATCCCGGCGGGCAGCACCCGCAGGTCGAGCCGGCGCAGCGTGTACTGACGGGCCTCCCAGGCGGCGTACGACGTCACCGCCGCCCCGAGGCCCGCCCCGACGCCGGCGCTCCGCAGCAGCGCACTCCCGAATCCCATTCGTCCAGTCTCGCCCACGGCGGGCAGAATCAAGGCATGAGCACCCTCAAGGACCAGCTGCGCACCGACCTCACGACCGCCATGAAGGCCCGCGACGAGGTCCGGTCGTCGACGCTGCGGATGATCCTCACCGCCGTGACCAACGCCGAGGTCGCCGGAAAGGTCGCCAAGGAGCTCACCGACGACGAGGTCCTCACCGTGCTCGCGGCCGAGGCCAAGAAGCGCCGCGAGGCCGCGGTTGCGTTCGAGGAGGGCGAGCGCCCCGAGAGCGCTGCCAAGGAGCGTGCCGAGGCCGCGGTCATCCAGGACTACCTGCCCGAGCAGCTCGGCCCCGAGGAGATCGCCGCGATCGTCACCGCCGCCGTCGAGCAGGCCGGTGCTGCGGGCGCCGGGCCCAAGGCCATGGGCCAGGTGATGGGCATCGTGCAGCCGCAGGTCAAGGGTCGCGCCGACGGCGCTGCCGTCGCCGCGGAGGTACGCCGCCAGCTCGGCTGACGCGTGCGGCGGAACGGTCGGGGGTCAGCCCCGGCCGTTCCCGTGGCCCTTGTTCTTCTTCCCCTTGCCCTTCTTGACCTTGGGCGTGCCGTCGGAGACGTAGAGCGTGACGGTGTCGCCGGAGGCGAGGCGCGCGCCGGTGCCGGGCGCCGAGTAGGCGACCAGGCCCTGGCCGACCGCGGAGTCGACGGTGCCGCCGTTGACGACCGTGAAGCCGAGGCCCTCGAGGGTCGCCTTCGCGTCGTCGTACGACTTCCCGGACACGGCCGGGACCGTGATCAGCAGGCCGCGTACGTCGCTCGAGGACGGGCGGGTGAAGTCGACGTCGTCGAGCAGCGGGGCC
This genomic interval from Nocardioides kongjuensis contains the following:
- a CDS encoding metallophosphoesterase encodes the protein MGFGSALLRSAGVGAGLGAAVTSYAAWEARQYTLRRLDLRVLPAGMRPVRVLHLSDLHMTPGQTRKQEWLRGLARLEPDLVIDTGDNLAHRDSVPAVLDSLGGLLERPGVFVHGSNDYFEPGFRNPIGYLLPDDGTRHTHVPQLPWRDLSAGLTGAGWVDLTNRREQVKVGEAVLAFAGVDDPHLEYDDLAAVAGPADATADLRLAVAHAPYLRVLDQFAADGYDAIVAGHTHGGQVRLPWPGGSRAYATNCDLEPARARGLHRHPADSRPGDPGSAWLHVSAGLGTNPYTRVRIACRPEATLLTLQPR
- a CDS encoding GatB/YqeY domain-containing protein, encoding MSTLKDQLRTDLTTAMKARDEVRSSTLRMILTAVTNAEVAGKVAKELTDDEVLTVLAAEAKKRREAAVAFEEGERPESAAKERAEAAVIQDYLPEQLGPEEIAAIVTAAVEQAGAAGAGPKAMGQVMGIVQPQVKGRADGAAVAAEVRRQLG